One Anaerolineae bacterium genomic window carries:
- a CDS encoding MBL fold metallo-hydrolase, translating to MQLTWLGAAGFKIDTNEGAVILIDPFLSRPAGATPRSSIHLTDLSPVDEILLTHGRFEHTMDTPALVAQTGAIVHAPGSVCGRLTEAGVPANNLECITLQRIKRVGTLGWQAWPGRMSQADSWPSLPAFKGDQAVLAQINHLERQWPAGETVIYFFQVNHLSLIHFGSAGWVEAAIKDLRPDIALLPVEGIPDKKSDVVRLISLLKPRVVIPHHWDNYYPPLTKTVDLGQLETILRTLLAPIKVYQPTLGRRFSLARLLSNYER from the coding sequence TTGCAACTCACCTGGCTTGGCGCGGCTGGCTTTAAAATAGATACGAATGAAGGGGCGGTTATTTTGATTGACCCCTTTCTTTCCCGTCCGGCAGGCGCCACGCCACGCTCATCCATTCACCTCACCGATTTGTCCCCGGTGGACGAGATTCTGCTGACCCATGGCCGTTTTGAACATACAATGGATACCCCGGCCCTGGTGGCTCAAACCGGGGCCATTGTGCATGCTCCGGGATCGGTCTGCGGGCGGTTGACAGAGGCCGGCGTTCCGGCCAATAACCTGGAATGTATCACCCTGCAAAGAATTAAACGGGTGGGCACTTTGGGCTGGCAGGCATGGCCCGGCCGGATGAGCCAGGCTGACTCCTGGCCATCTTTGCCTGCGTTCAAGGGCGATCAAGCTGTTCTGGCCCAAATCAACCACCTGGAACGCCAATGGCCGGCGGGCGAAACAGTAATTTATTTTTTTCAAGTTAATCATCTGTCCCTTATTCATTTTGGCAGCGCCGGTTGGGTTGAAGCAGCAATCAAAGACCTGCGCCCCGACATCGCTTTGTTGCCGGTGGAAGGTATCCCCGACAAAAAAAGCGACGTGGTTCGTTTAATCTCATTACTTAAGCCCAGGGTGGTCATTCCCCATCATTGGGATAATTACTACCCCCCTCTCACCAAAACAGTTGACCTCGGCCAGCTTGAAACCATTTTGCGCACGCTACTTGCCCCTATTAAAGTTTACCAACCAACCCTTGGCCGGCGCTTTAGCCTGGCCCGTTTGCTCTCAAATTATGAGCGTTGA
- the aroE gene encoding shikimate dehydrogenase, with the protein MGVQSLSEPNYKAELVGVFGHPVAENPTMVMQEAAFQELGLNWRYLTIEVYPHDLADAMKGLRAFNMRGVNLTIPHKVAVLEYLDEVAADAQVMGAVNTVRREGDRLIGENTDGKGFLRALREDAQVDPAGKRMVVLGAGGAARAVTVELALAGAAHITVVNRSFERGQALVDLLNQKTPVAAEFVAWDDPYPLPAQTEVLVNATSIGLFPQVNAKPDLDYATLTAAMTVCDVIPNPPHTPFLKEAEARGAKILDGLGMLVYQGAIGFKMWTGLDAPVAVMHQALAGVFGP; encoded by the coding sequence ATGGGCGTACAATCGTTGTCGGAACCAAATTACAAAGCTGAACTGGTGGGCGTATTCGGCCACCCGGTGGCCGAAAATCCAACAATGGTGATGCAAGAGGCCGCTTTTCAGGAGTTGGGCCTCAACTGGCGCTACTTGACCATTGAGGTTTATCCCCATGACCTGGCCGACGCGATGAAGGGATTACGAGCCTTTAACATGCGGGGCGTCAACCTGACCATTCCCCACAAAGTGGCAGTGCTGGAATACCTGGACGAAGTGGCTGCAGACGCCCAAGTGATGGGCGCGGTCAATACGGTGCGCCGGGAGGGCGACAGACTGATTGGCGAAAACACGGACGGCAAAGGTTTTTTGCGCGCGTTGCGTGAAGACGCCCAGGTAGACCCGGCCGGCAAACGCATGGTGGTGTTGGGCGCGGGCGGCGCGGCCCGGGCCGTAACGGTAGAGCTGGCCCTGGCCGGGGCGGCCCACATCACCGTGGTCAATCGTTCGTTTGAACGGGGCCAGGCGCTGGTAGACCTGCTCAACCAAAAAACGCCGGTTGCGGCGGAGTTTGTGGCCTGGGATGACCCTTATCCCCTCCCCGCCCAAACCGAGGTGCTGGTCAACGCCACTTCCATTGGCCTTTTTCCCCAGGTCAATGCCAAACCCGATCTTGACTATGCCACCCTTACCGCCGCAATGACCGTGTGCGACGTAATCCCCAATCCCCCGCACACCCCTTTTCTCAAAGAAGCCGAGGCGCGCGGGGCAAAAATATTGGATGGCCTGGGCATGCTGGTGTACCAGGGCGCGATCGGGTTCAAGATGTGGACCGGCCTGGACGCGCCGGTGGCGGTGATGCACCAGGCCCTGGCCGGCGTATTTGGCCCATAA